The proteins below come from a single Polynucleobacter sp. MWH-UH23A genomic window:
- a CDS encoding amidohydrolase family protein produces MSEKPAITGVDCHAHIMAVDLPLAPEIHSRPTRDVDAEEYLAVLGSHGISHGVLIAPSFYGANNSLLLDALRRYPDRLRGTVIVDPSSSHLEQELLQMREQGVVGIRLNWIKKKAIPNIDSADYKRLLALAKDLDLHIELFLEDHLQELVVPKILASGATLVLDHFGNPDPKFGMQSKSFQNTLHGLADGKVWVKLSAPYRLGFLEGISIQGYVDALVAANPKQLVWASDWPWLSYENRFTYADCISWIQSAIPNTKVWNDILINNPKSLFHFE; encoded by the coding sequence ATGTCAGAAAAACCCGCTATTACTGGCGTAGATTGCCATGCCCACATCATGGCCGTGGATCTACCCTTGGCTCCGGAGATCCACTCTCGACCTACGCGTGATGTTGACGCAGAAGAATATCTCGCTGTTTTAGGCTCACACGGTATCTCACATGGGGTATTAATTGCACCCAGTTTTTATGGTGCTAATAATTCGCTTTTGCTTGATGCTCTTCGTCGTTATCCTGATCGACTTCGTGGCACAGTCATTGTTGACCCCAGTTCCTCTCACCTAGAGCAAGAATTACTACAGATGCGTGAGCAAGGTGTTGTTGGCATTCGCCTAAATTGGATTAAGAAAAAAGCCATTCCCAATATTGATAGCGCTGACTACAAGCGACTGTTGGCTTTAGCCAAAGATTTAGATCTTCATATTGAATTATTTCTAGAAGACCACTTACAAGAATTGGTAGTTCCGAAAATATTAGCTAGTGGCGCCACTTTGGTGCTGGATCACTTTGGCAACCCAGATCCTAAATTTGGCATGCAGAGTAAGAGTTTTCAGAATACCCTGCATGGTCTTGCCGATGGCAAAGTATGGGTCAAACTGTCGGCACCCTATCGTCTTGGCTTTTTGGAAGGTATCTCCATTCAAGGCTATGTTGATGCGCTTGTGGCAGCCAACCCCAAACAACTAGTATGGGCTAGTGATTGGCCATGGCTCAGTTATGAAAACCGTTTTACTTATGCTGACTGTATTTCTTGGATTCAGTCAGCCATTCCAAATACCAAAGTGTGGAATGACATTTTGATCAATAACCCTAAATCCCTCTTTCATTTTGAATAA
- a CDS encoding tripartite tricarboxylate transporter substrate binding protein: MKTVFACTAICLLQSVSAQTVTKLIVPTAPGGGTDALFRVASKDAQRFIGGPISVQNVPGAGGTIGVAQMVNSPPDGYTLAGVWPSPVTVVPQTSKVPYTPNDYIPVIQLSTAPYVFCVHPDFPANDGKSFMEELRKNPKKYTYGTDGLGGPAQLATERIFRPQNIQAVDVPYKGAGETIIGFLSNQIDIYVGSIPPVLQHANIGKAKCLLVSSVNRNAQFPNASSLKDIGLPKEETLLWRVVLAPKGTKPERVKQIAQAFSQAMKEPDTMRYLDEVGESSAVLTGKELQNKLDQEYAAFSQIAKTLNLR; encoded by the coding sequence TTGAAAACCGTCTTTGCTTGTACAGCAATCTGTTTATTGCAATCGGTTTCTGCTCAGACCGTCACTAAATTGATTGTTCCTACTGCGCCTGGTGGCGGTACCGATGCACTCTTTCGGGTAGCCTCTAAAGATGCGCAGCGCTTTATTGGTGGCCCGATTAGCGTGCAGAACGTTCCAGGTGCCGGCGGCACGATTGGTGTTGCGCAAATGGTGAACTCTCCACCAGATGGTTATACCCTAGCAGGCGTTTGGCCTTCCCCTGTCACGGTTGTTCCGCAAACTAGCAAAGTACCTTACACGCCGAATGACTATATTCCAGTGATTCAGCTATCTACTGCGCCGTATGTCTTTTGCGTGCATCCTGATTTTCCAGCAAATGATGGCAAATCCTTTATGGAAGAGTTGCGCAAGAATCCCAAGAAATACACCTATGGCACCGATGGCTTAGGTGGCCCTGCGCAGCTCGCTACCGAGCGCATCTTCAGACCGCAAAATATCCAAGCAGTTGATGTTCCCTACAAAGGTGCCGGTGAAACCATCATAGGTTTTTTATCGAATCAAATTGATATCTATGTAGGCTCTATTCCACCGGTCTTACAGCACGCCAATATTGGTAAAGCCAAGTGCTTGCTAGTCTCTTCTGTAAACAGAAATGCGCAATTTCCGAATGCGAGCTCCTTAAAAGATATTGGTCTTCCTAAAGAAGAAACTTTGTTGTGGAGGGTAGTGTTGGCACCTAAAGGCACGAAGCCTGAGCGCGTTAAGCAAATTGCACAAGCCTTCAGTCAGGCCATGAAAGAGCCTGACACCATGCGGTATTTAGATGAGGTTGGTGAATCTTCTGCCGTTCTGACAGGCAAAGAGCTACAAAACAAGCTTGATCAGGAATACGCAGCCTTCAGCCAAATCGCGAAGACACTGAATTTGCGTTAA
- a CDS encoding YkgJ family cysteine cluster protein: MTSNPCFDCGQCCQHFRVSFYHGEIEGNGVGVVPAELTTKLTDHLACMKGTERGGAPCIALRHTKEEGWRCSIYENRPTPCREFNILNEDGTPNPDCERLQQVARQKRLAGS, translated from the coding sequence ATGACATCCAATCCCTGTTTTGACTGTGGTCAGTGTTGCCAACATTTCCGTGTGAGTTTCTATCATGGGGAAATTGAAGGTAATGGCGTGGGTGTGGTTCCCGCAGAACTAACTACCAAACTCACAGATCATCTCGCCTGTATGAAAGGCACCGAGAGGGGTGGTGCACCTTGTATCGCATTACGCCACACCAAAGAAGAGGGTTGGCGCTGCTCTATTTATGAGAACCGTCCAACCCCTTGCCGAGAATTCAATATTCTCAATGAGGATGGAACGCCCAACCCAGATTGCGAGCGACTACAGCAAGTCGCCAGACAAAAGCGACTAGCTGGCAGTTGA
- a CDS encoding Y-family DNA polymerase — protein MSAPQKLPTTHSTPALFALVDVNNFYVSCERVFQPKLETVPMVVLSNNDGCAVARSAEVKALGVKMGMPWFQMKDLAKKHGITAYSSNYTLYGDMSNRVVQVLKTFTPKIEIYSIDESFLQIESVLKHYRDTVELGQSIRQTVKDTTGLPVCVGIGASKTLAKLANHLAKKHSSFSGVCDVQAMRKEELYQWMSETEVGEVWGIGRQLNKKLKAQGIHSVFDLLCASPQAMRQQYGVVMERLCYELRGTSCLQLEEVAADKQQIIASRSFGKLVTSQTELAQSVATHVARAAEKLRGQDGVTGALTVFIQTNPFKQYEPQHHQSITVPLADPTDNTLTLTNAALAGLKQIYQPNFRYKKAGVILNCISDKPSVQQSLFEDLESKGKSAHLMKVMDEINTRFGNAALRSAASGTQDSKQAWQMRSNNRSPNYTTKWDELPIAR, from the coding sequence ATGAGTGCGCCACAAAAATTACCCACCACTCATTCAACCCCAGCATTGTTTGCTTTGGTGGATGTGAACAATTTCTATGTTTCTTGTGAGCGTGTTTTTCAGCCCAAGCTGGAAACCGTTCCTATGGTTGTGCTATCAAATAATGATGGATGCGCCGTAGCGCGTAGCGCAGAAGTCAAGGCCCTAGGGGTCAAGATGGGTATGCCCTGGTTTCAGATGAAAGATCTGGCTAAGAAGCACGGCATTACTGCCTACTCATCAAACTACACGCTCTATGGTGATATGAGTAATCGGGTAGTGCAGGTACTCAAAACATTTACACCCAAGATTGAGATCTACAGCATTGATGAAAGTTTCTTACAAATCGAAAGTGTTTTAAAACACTACCGCGATACCGTTGAGTTGGGTCAATCGATTCGACAAACTGTCAAAGATACAACCGGCTTACCAGTGTGTGTTGGCATTGGTGCTAGCAAGACTTTGGCGAAGTTGGCCAATCATTTGGCAAAGAAACATTCCTCATTTTCTGGTGTATGCGATGTACAGGCAATGCGCAAAGAAGAACTCTACCAATGGATGAGCGAGACTGAGGTTGGTGAAGTGTGGGGGATTGGTCGCCAGTTAAATAAAAAACTCAAAGCACAGGGTATTCATAGTGTGTTTGACCTGCTGTGTGCTTCACCGCAGGCTATGCGCCAGCAGTATGGCGTGGTGATGGAGCGTCTTTGCTATGAACTGCGAGGCACTTCCTGCCTGCAGCTAGAAGAAGTGGCGGCAGATAAGCAGCAAATCATTGCTTCACGCAGCTTTGGCAAGCTAGTGACCAGCCAGACTGAGCTAGCCCAATCAGTAGCGACTCATGTCGCGAGAGCCGCAGAGAAATTGAGGGGGCAAGATGGGGTGACTGGTGCATTAACGGTGTTTATTCAGACAAACCCATTTAAGCAATATGAGCCACAGCACCATCAAAGCATCACCGTTCCTTTGGCTGATCCAACAGACAACACGCTGACATTAACTAACGCAGCGCTAGCAGGCCTGAAGCAAATTTATCAACCCAACTTTCGTTATAAGAAAGCGGGAGTCATTCTGAACTGCATTAGCGATAAACCTAGCGTTCAGCAATCACTCTTTGAAGATCTAGAGAGCAAAGGTAAGTCAGCACACCTCATGAAAGTGATGGATGAAATTAATACCCGCTTTGGAAATGCAGCGCTTCGGTCAGCAGCCTCGGGTACGCAAGATAGTAAACAAGCTTGGCAAATGCGATCAAACAATCGATCACCTAACTACACCACCAAGTGGGATGAGTTGCCGATCGCACGCTAG
- the umuD gene encoding translesion error-prone DNA polymerase V autoproteolytic subunit, producing the protein MKPQLSPLKTTLSQAPQALAGHFAAYELKLLSHRISAGFPSPAADYAEDGLDLNQYLVENKPATFMFTVKGDSMLGAGICDGDKVVVDKALKPKHKDIVVAVVDGEYTIKRLYQSRGRVELQPENPSYEPITFGEGNELQIWGVVVGVVRKYSTASTRYNKSIKL; encoded by the coding sequence ATGAAGCCGCAGTTAAGCCCACTAAAAACGACCTTAAGTCAGGCACCACAAGCCTTGGCAGGTCATTTTGCTGCCTATGAGCTCAAGCTCTTAAGCCACCGTATTTCAGCTGGATTTCCTAGTCCGGCGGCGGATTACGCTGAGGATGGCCTGGATTTAAACCAGTACCTCGTAGAGAACAAGCCCGCCACTTTCATGTTCACCGTGAAGGGTGACTCGATGTTGGGCGCAGGAATTTGTGATGGCGATAAGGTTGTAGTGGATAAAGCGTTAAAGCCAAAACACAAAGATATCGTGGTGGCAGTTGTTGATGGTGAGTACACCATTAAACGTCTATATCAATCACGTGGCCGTGTTGAGTTGCAACCTGAGAACCCGAGCTATGAGCCCATCACATTTGGTGAGGGCAATGAGTTGCAGATTTGGGGTGTAGTGGTTGGCGTAGTGCGCAAGTACAGCACTGCGAGCACTCGTTACAACAAGAGTATCAAGCTATGA
- a CDS encoding tripartite tricarboxylate transporter substrate binding protein, translating to MKLHHKVSYIVAGFYFFLGLCTAAFAQSAAPFPDRTIQYIIPFPPAGESDLVARYQADISAKKFGQPMVVINRAGAGGALVWSALNTYPADGATVVGVNIPHTILQPLQEGIQYKTDDINAIYYYHFTPDALMVSADSPYKTYQEFIAAAKKEPGKMSLAGSAQYSANHMAVERLNKLAGVKINYVPFKGTGDLITALIGMHVDGAMGYLPLAIQQKGKVRTLAIATEKRNPALPDVPTFKELGLNWVDGAYRGVAVPKSTPLVLQQKMSDYFAKLNADPETKKKLEESGFVLVDIPLAKMPAFIKEKSAQSMEDAKNAGMLK from the coding sequence ATGAAGTTGCATCACAAGGTAAGTTATATCGTTGCTGGGTTTTATTTTTTCTTAGGTCTGTGTACAGCAGCGTTTGCGCAATCCGCAGCACCCTTCCCCGATAGAACCATCCAGTACATCATTCCTTTTCCGCCTGCTGGCGAATCGGATTTAGTTGCCCGCTATCAAGCCGACATCTCTGCGAAAAAGTTTGGACAACCCATGGTGGTGATAAATCGCGCTGGCGCTGGTGGCGCTCTTGTTTGGAGCGCGCTTAATACCTACCCTGCCGATGGCGCAACCGTAGTAGGCGTCAATATTCCGCACACCATCTTGCAGCCACTACAAGAAGGTATTCAGTACAAAACTGACGATATCAATGCGATCTACTACTACCACTTCACCCCAGATGCCTTGATGGTCTCTGCTGATAGCCCATATAAAACCTATCAAGAATTTATTGCCGCAGCTAAGAAAGAGCCTGGCAAGATGTCCTTGGCTGGCTCAGCCCAATACTCCGCTAACCATATGGCTGTAGAGCGCTTAAATAAATTGGCAGGCGTCAAAATTAATTACGTGCCGTTTAAAGGCACGGGTGATTTAATTACCGCACTCATTGGCATGCACGTTGATGGCGCGATGGGTTATTTGCCATTAGCGATTCAGCAAAAAGGGAAAGTGCGTACTCTTGCTATCGCCACTGAGAAACGCAATCCCGCGCTACCTGATGTACCGACCTTTAAAGAACTGGGACTGAACTGGGTAGACGGCGCTTATCGTGGTGTAGCCGTACCCAAATCTACCCCGCTAGTACTTCAACAAAAGATGTCGGATTACTTTGCCAAGCTCAATGCCGATCCTGAGACTAAGAAAAAATTAGAAGAGTCTGGTTTTGTATTGGTTGATATACCACTGGCAAAAATGCCAGCATTTATCAAAGAGAAAAGTGCGCAGTCTATGGAGGATGCGAAGAATGCAGGAATGCTGAAGTAA